The following coding sequences are from one Salinicoccus sp. Bachu38 window:
- a CDS encoding AraC family transcriptional regulator, translating to METVNFVEKFIIYIEDHLRERIDYDSVLDNMGVEPKSFITIFTSLAGMTPYEYQTRRKMTEIAHELQAGHLRLVDIAKFYGYRDIDSFKIAYLEAFGISPYETEKHFDALDLQERISFEVVPVDRPKYPSRNAYMESFRITGFVRNFPLENYRSGMKYDFLAYLEENDVLNELLRYNDGGIKGIILHERYVDGGMELTVGVSSTLASPFEETYTESSEFVIFESVGAPAEAAGDIYRYIFRRWRFKEEKDLNCNFSMEVLKSRNDFVSGDSKVQVWQALYQDL from the coding sequence ATGGAAACAGTAAATTTTGTCGAAAAGTTCATCATCTATATAGAGGATCATCTGCGTGAACGTATAGACTACGACAGTGTGCTTGATAACATGGGGGTGGAGCCCAAATCGTTCATCACCATATTCACTTCACTTGCCGGCATGACGCCCTACGAGTATCAGACTAGACGGAAGATGACGGAAATCGCCCATGAGCTGCAGGCGGGCCACCTCAGACTGGTGGATATCGCAAAGTTCTACGGCTATCGGGATATCGACTCTTTCAAAATTGCGTATCTTGAAGCTTTCGGGATTTCCCCCTATGAAACCGAAAAGCATTTCGATGCCCTGGATCTACAGGAGCGCATATCTTTTGAAGTGGTACCTGTGGACCGTCCGAAGTACCCATCAAGAAACGCCTATATGGAAAGCTTCCGGATTACAGGATTCGTCCGGAATTTCCCCCTCGAGAACTACAGGAGTGGGATGAAATATGACTTTCTTGCGTATCTTGAGGAAAATGATGTATTGAATGAACTGCTGAGATATAATGACGGCGGCATAAAAGGCATCATACTGCATGAACGCTATGTCGATGGCGGAATGGAACTGACCGTCGGGGTCTCCTCGACACTCGCCAGCCCTTTCGAAGAGACATATACGGAGAGCAGTGAATTTGTCATCTTTGAATCCGTCGGTGCTCCGGCAGAAGCGGCCGGGGATATATACAGATATATCTTCCGTAGATGGCGTTTCAAGGAAGAGAAGGATCTCAACTGTAATTTCTCCATGGAGGTCCTGAAAAGCCGGAACGACTTTGTTTCCGGAGATTCCAAAGTCCAGGTGTGGCAGGCGCTGTATCAGGATCTATAA
- a CDS encoding alpha-ketoacid dehydrogenase subunit beta, protein MAKISYLQAIHQALDYEMGQDESVFVLGEDVGKKGGVFKVTAGLQEKYGALRCLDTPLAESNIVGTSIGAAMMGKRPVAEIQFADYILPATNQILSEAAKIRYRSNNDWNCPIVIRAPFGGGIHGALYHSQSVETIFASTPGLKVVVPSTPADAKGLLISAIRDNDPVLFFEHKKAYRLLKEEVPEGDHTVPIGKADIKREGDDITVITYGLCVNYALQAAERLSKDGYEAEILDLRTIYPLDKESIIKAASKTGKVLLVTEDNLEGSIISEVAAIIAENCLYDLDAPIMRLAGPDVPSMPYAPPMEDFFMINPDKIEAKMKELAEH, encoded by the coding sequence ATGGCTAAAATATCATATTTGCAAGCGATCCACCAGGCACTCGATTATGAAATGGGCCAGGATGAGAGTGTATTCGTCCTCGGTGAGGATGTGGGCAAGAAAGGCGGCGTCTTCAAGGTGACTGCCGGTCTCCAGGAAAAATACGGCGCACTGCGCTGCCTTGATACACCATTGGCAGAATCCAACATCGTCGGCACCAGCATCGGTGCTGCCATGATGGGAAAAAGACCTGTGGCGGAAATCCAGTTTGCAGACTATATCCTGCCCGCAACCAACCAGATACTGAGTGAAGCGGCGAAAATCAGGTACCGTTCCAATAACGACTGGAACTGTCCGATTGTCATCCGTGCGCCGTTCGGCGGCGGCATTCACGGGGCACTCTACCATTCCCAGTCGGTTGAGACCATCTTCGCTTCGACCCCCGGACTGAAAGTCGTTGTGCCATCCACACCAGCCGATGCCAAAGGACTTCTGATTTCTGCAATCCGGGACAACGATCCCGTATTGTTCTTTGAGCACAAGAAGGCCTACCGTCTTCTCAAGGAAGAAGTACCTGAAGGCGACCATACCGTACCAATCGGCAAGGCGGACATCAAGCGCGAAGGGGACGACATTACGGTCATTACATATGGCCTCTGTGTCAACTATGCCCTCCAGGCAGCCGAGCGGCTGTCGAAGGATGGATATGAAGCGGAGATACTCGATCTCAGGACCATCTATCCACTGGATAAGGAAAGCATCATCAAGGCAGCTTCCAAAACAGGGAAGGTACTGCTTGTTACCGAGGATAATCTTGAGGGCAGTATCATCAGTGAAGTAGCAGCAATCATAGCAGAGAACTGCCTGTACGATCTGGATGCGCCCATCATGAGACTGGCAGGGCCGGACGTCCCGTCCATGCCATATGCGCCACCGATGGAAGATTTCTTCATGATCAATCCCGACAAGATAGAAGCCAAAATGAAAGAGCTCGCGGAGCATTAA
- a CDS encoding dihydrolipoamide acetyltransferase family protein, translated as MPMEEVLMPKLGESVTEGTIENWLVQPGDTVGEYDPLCEVITDKVTAEVPSVFDGTIKELLVDEGDTVEVGTPICLMETEGAAEAGKEDESGAEPSQEAPPASEQVEETPSSGHTGTRDVPKNGKSRISPVVMRLADENDIDLNTIEGTGFEGRITKKDVLKTIEAGPQAAETQPKAAASPEQEATPAPAGQNIVAGDEIPVTGVRKAVASKMVQSSQEIPHAWLMMEVDATNLVNVRNRHKSSFKEREGFNLTFFSFFVKAVAETLKEYPMLNSSWQGDRIVINRDINISIAVAGDDKLYVPVIRNADDLSIKGIAKQVGELAALGRNHKLTQDHMAGGTFTVNNTGAFGSVQSMGIINHPQAAILQVESIVKKPVIIDDMIAVRHMVNLCLSIDHRILDGLVAGQFLKAVKERIEAYSVETTSVY; from the coding sequence ATACCTATGGAAGAAGTGCTGATGCCGAAGCTCGGCGAAAGTGTTACAGAAGGAACCATTGAAAATTGGCTGGTTCAGCCGGGGGATACGGTGGGGGAATACGATCCTTTGTGTGAAGTCATCACCGACAAGGTGACGGCCGAAGTGCCTTCCGTATTCGATGGAACGATCAAGGAACTCCTCGTCGATGAGGGGGATACAGTGGAAGTCGGCACACCGATATGTCTCATGGAAACAGAAGGTGCTGCAGAAGCCGGGAAGGAAGATGAAAGTGGCGCGGAACCGTCACAGGAGGCACCCCCAGCTTCAGAACAGGTGGAGGAGACGCCGTCTTCCGGGCATACAGGCACCCGAGACGTACCGAAGAATGGCAAATCACGGATTTCACCTGTCGTGATGCGTCTGGCCGATGAGAATGATATCGACCTCAACACGATTGAAGGTACAGGATTTGAAGGTCGTATTACGAAGAAGGATGTTCTGAAAACGATCGAAGCCGGTCCTCAGGCAGCCGAAACACAGCCGAAGGCAGCAGCGTCTCCAGAGCAGGAGGCAACGCCTGCCCCGGCCGGTCAGAATATCGTGGCGGGGGATGAGATACCGGTGACCGGTGTCAGGAAGGCAGTCGCCAGCAAGATGGTGCAGTCCAGCCAGGAAATCCCCCATGCATGGCTGATGATGGAAGTGGACGCCACCAACCTGGTGAATGTCCGCAACAGGCACAAATCTTCATTTAAGGAGCGGGAAGGGTTCAATCTCACCTTCTTCAGTTTCTTTGTCAAGGCGGTCGCCGAGACATTGAAGGAGTACCCGATGCTGAACAGTTCATGGCAGGGGGACAGAATCGTCATCAACAGGGACATCAACATCTCCATTGCTGTGGCCGGGGATGACAAGCTCTATGTTCCGGTCATACGGAATGCAGACGATCTTTCCATCAAAGGCATTGCCAAGCAGGTGGGTGAACTTGCCGCGCTCGGCCGCAACCACAAGCTCACCCAGGACCACATGGCAGGGGGCACGTTTACCGTAAACAACACGGGGGCATTCGGTTCCGTCCAGTCAATGGGCATCATCAACCACCCCCAGGCTGCCATCCTGCAAGTAGAATCCATTGTCAAAAAGCCTGTAATCATTGATGATATGATCGCCGTCAGACATATGGTCAACCTCTGCCTCTCCATCGACCACCGTATTCTGGATGGTCTGGTGGCAGGACAGTTCCTGAAAGCCGTCAAAGAAAGAATTGAAGCATATTCTGTTGAAACCACTTCGGTCTACTAA
- the lpdA gene encoding dihydrolipoyl dehydrogenase, with protein MAYEYDLVILGGGTAGYVAAIKAGQAGLRTAIVEKEKLGGTCLHKGCIPTKSMLKSAEVANTMKHADIFGIGAVEPEIDMTKIQERKRDVVDQMYNGVKHLMKKHKVDVFNGHGRILGPSIFSPMAGTVAVEHPEDEEAESEILINQHVMIATGSHPRPLPFLPFDGNLVLSSDDMMTLDHVPSRMAIIGGGVIGLEFASILTDLGAHVTVVEAGSQIIPHEDKDVAGALKKALEAQGVVFKIGIALDEERIKKDESTITLQFDEGEETFDKALIAIGRAPNTEDLGLGNTKIQLDGGYISTNAYYQTKDANIYAVGDVIGNMQLAHVATKEAVTAVEHMAEHRPYTLDYNAVPRCIYTHPEVASIGMTEQILKEKGMEYSIHKVPFAAVGKAVISHGDKGFGKILVEPETKDILGLSLVGPGATELINEAALAKFLDASALEIGSAIHAHPSIGEVLMELGLDAEGIGIHV; from the coding sequence ATGGCATACGAATACGACCTGGTCATACTGGGTGGCGGAACTGCCGGCTATGTTGCAGCCATCAAGGCGGGACAGGCCGGCCTGAGGACGGCAATCGTCGAAAAGGAGAAGCTTGGAGGGACATGTCTCCATAAAGGGTGCATACCGACAAAGAGCATGCTCAAATCCGCAGAGGTGGCCAATACCATGAAACATGCCGACATTTTCGGAATTGGAGCGGTGGAACCCGAAATTGACATGACGAAGATACAGGAGCGAAAGCGGGATGTGGTGGACCAGATGTACAATGGGGTCAAACATCTCATGAAAAAGCACAAGGTCGATGTCTTCAACGGACATGGCCGCATACTCGGCCCCTCCATATTTTCACCGATGGCAGGCACGGTCGCGGTCGAACATCCGGAGGATGAAGAAGCGGAAAGTGAAATCCTCATCAACCAGCATGTAATGATTGCCACAGGATCCCATCCGCGTCCCTTGCCCTTCCTCCCGTTCGACGGCAATCTCGTACTTTCAAGCGATGACATGATGACGCTCGATCACGTCCCTTCCAGGATGGCAATCATCGGGGGTGGAGTGATCGGTCTTGAATTTGCGAGCATACTGACGGATCTCGGTGCGCATGTCACCGTGGTCGAAGCAGGCAGCCAGATCATCCCCCACGAGGACAAGGATGTTGCAGGGGCACTGAAAAAAGCGCTCGAAGCCCAAGGCGTCGTCTTCAAGATCGGCATTGCCCTGGACGAAGAGCGTATCAAAAAGGATGAAAGTACCATCACACTTCAGTTCGATGAAGGAGAGGAGACTTTTGACAAGGCTCTGATTGCCATCGGCCGGGCCCCGAATACTGAAGATCTCGGACTTGGCAATACGAAGATACAGCTTGATGGCGGATATATCTCCACCAACGCGTACTACCAGACAAAAGACGCAAACATCTATGCTGTAGGTGACGTCATCGGCAACATGCAGCTGGCCCATGTGGCTACGAAAGAGGCGGTCACTGCAGTCGAACATATGGCGGAGCATCGACCATACACCCTCGACTACAATGCTGTACCAAGATGCATCTATACCCATCCTGAAGTGGCTTCGATCGGCATGACCGAACAGATATTGAAAGAGAAAGGTATGGAATATTCCATACATAAAGTGCCATTTGCAGCGGTCGGAAAAGCGGTAATTTCCCATGGGGACAAAGGATTTGGTAAAATACTTGTAGAACCGGAAACAAAGGATATACTCGGCCTCTCCCTCGTAGGCCCCGGAGCCACCGAATTGATCAACGAAGCGGCTCTGGCCAAATTTCTCGATGCATCAGCACTTGAAATCGGCAGCGCCATCCATGCCCATCCCTCCATAGGGGAAGTATTGATGGAGCTCGGCCTTGATGCAGAAGGAATCGGTATCCATGTATAA
- a CDS encoding BrxA/BrxB family bacilliredoxin: protein MNMDFNMYMNDVVSQARSEMRDSGYTELTTPEEVDQHLSKEGTALVMVNSVCGCAGGIARPAAKHALNYDKLPDQLLTVFAGQDKEATEHVREKAPEYLPSSPSFALFKNGQVVDMIERHEIEGHETMSVITNLQAWFEEHGKEI, encoded by the coding sequence ATGAATATGGATTTCAATATGTATATGAACGATGTCGTCAGTCAGGCAAGAAGCGAAATGAGGGATTCCGGCTATACGGAATTGACCACGCCGGAAGAAGTCGACCAGCATCTTTCAAAAGAAGGAACCGCACTTGTAATGGTCAACTCGGTATGTGGCTGTGCCGGCGGCATTGCACGTCCGGCTGCCAAACACGCCCTCAATTATGACAAACTGCCGGACCAGCTGCTCACTGTATTTGCCGGACAGGACAAGGAAGCGACTGAACATGTCAGGGAAAAGGCGCCTGAATACCTCCCATCCTCCCCGTCATTTGCCCTCTTCAAGAATGGCCAGGTCGTGGATATGATCGAGAGGCATGAAATTGAAGGTCATGAAACAATGAGTGTCATCACCAACCTGCAGGCATGGTTCGAAGAACACGGCAAAGAAATCTGA
- a CDS encoding M20/M25/M40 family metallo-hydrolase, which yields MNKDRLVDQFMEMVQIDSETGHEREMADYLIRTFKDMGIEAHEDDTQEITGYGAGNILVKLKGDNSKAEPVYFTVHMDTVAPGVGVKPSIDGDYIVSDGSTVLGSDDKAGIAALIEAIHSIRESGMCHGDIEIIITVGEESGLVGAKAFDASQLKSRFGYAIDSTGKVGTVVTSAPTQSKIEAHIHGKKAHAGVAPETGVSAINIAARAISQMKLGRIDEETTANIGRFEGGSATNVVTDYVYLLGEARSLDDAKMEAQTKHMKETFERIAEDMGGRAEVDTKVMYAALNASKDSNVVRTAVQAIENIGRRPDLISLGGGSDGNIFAGAGLDTAILGLGYENIHTTEEKMPIEELHKITELVIEIIKVQNDKE from the coding sequence ATGAACAAGGACAGACTCGTCGATCAATTTATGGAAATGGTCCAGATCGATTCCGAAACCGGTCATGAAAGGGAAATGGCCGACTATCTGATCAGGACATTCAAAGACATGGGTATCGAAGCCCATGAAGATGATACACAGGAGATAACCGGCTACGGGGCGGGCAACATACTCGTCAAGCTCAAAGGAGACAACTCCAAGGCCGAACCGGTCTATTTCACAGTGCATATGGATACCGTCGCACCCGGTGTGGGTGTAAAACCGTCCATCGATGGGGACTATATCGTCAGCGATGGTTCAACGGTCCTCGGGTCGGATGACAAGGCGGGGATTGCGGCACTCATCGAAGCTATTCATTCCATTAGGGAATCCGGCATGTGCCACGGTGACATCGAAATCATCATCACCGTCGGGGAAGAGTCCGGGCTCGTGGGGGCGAAGGCATTTGATGCTTCCCAACTGAAAAGCAGGTTCGGCTATGCGATCGACTCCACGGGCAAAGTAGGTACTGTGGTTACCTCCGCACCGACCCAAAGCAAGATTGAAGCGCATATACATGGCAAAAAGGCACATGCAGGCGTCGCTCCGGAAACAGGCGTCAGTGCGATCAACATCGCGGCCCGCGCGATCAGCCAGATGAAACTCGGTCGTATCGATGAAGAGACGACGGCGAACATCGGCCGTTTTGAAGGCGGCAGCGCGACGAATGTCGTCACAGACTATGTTTATCTGCTGGGTGAGGCGAGAAGCTTGGATGATGCCAAGATGGAAGCTCAGACAAAGCATATGAAGGAGACCTTCGAACGCATCGCCGAAGATATGGGCGGCCGTGCAGAAGTGGATACAAAAGTGATGTATGCCGCACTGAATGCATCCAAAGACTCGAATGTCGTCAGGACGGCAGTACAGGCGATAGAAAATATCGGCCGCAGACCCGACCTGATCAGCCTCGGCGGCGGGAGTGACGGCAATATATTCGCCGGAGCAGGACTGGATACGGCGATACTCGGACTTGGATACGAAAACATCCATACGACGGAAGAAAAAATGCCGATAGAGGAACTGCATAAAATTACTGAACTGGTCATTGAAATCATCAAAGTCCAGAATGATAAGGAGTAG
- the prli42 gene encoding stressosome-associated protein Prli42: MNNKKVQKAVIWFMIILIVISGLLFGVSMLTTV, encoded by the coding sequence ATGAACAACAAAAAAGTTCAGAAAGCAGTGATCTGGTTTATGATAATTCTCATTGTCATCTCGGGCCTGCTTTTCGGAGTCAGCATGCTGACAACAGTGTAA
- a CDS encoding thiamine pyrophosphate-dependent dehydrogenase E1 component subunit alpha → MLDYKEEGLEPEDLKEMYRTMHLARKLDERMWLLNRAGKLPFVISCQGQEATQVGAGYALDRDVDIISPYYRDLALVTHFGMTAEETMLSAFAKKGDVSSGGKQMPSHFSKKSCNIMTQGSSVTTQLLHAVGASFKFKMDDEKRVALTTLGEGSSNQGDFHEGLNFVGVHDLPFICIIENNDYAISVPRELQYGAEKLSDRALGYGMHGEHIDGNDPIAVYKAVKEARQRAVNGEGGTLIEAMSTRLTAHSSDDDDSYREKEERETMKESDCLIKFRSYILEHGVADEAWFEALEKEAKAVITDATKAAEKAPYPDPEEALTHVYEEVQHG, encoded by the coding sequence TTGTTGGATTATAAAGAAGAAGGCCTCGAACCCGAGGACCTGAAGGAAATGTATCGTACGATGCATCTTGCAAGAAAACTTGATGAACGGATGTGGCTGCTCAACCGTGCCGGAAAACTGCCGTTCGTCATTTCCTGCCAGGGGCAGGAGGCGACACAGGTCGGCGCTGGATATGCGCTTGACCGCGACGTGGACATCATCAGCCCATACTATAGGGACCTTGCGCTCGTTACGCATTTTGGCATGACAGCAGAGGAGACGATGCTGTCCGCTTTTGCCAAGAAGGGTGATGTTTCAAGCGGCGGAAAGCAGATGCCCTCGCACTTCAGTAAAAAATCCTGCAACATCATGACACAGGGCTCCAGTGTAACAACACAGCTCCTGCATGCAGTCGGTGCAAGCTTCAAGTTCAAGATGGACGATGAGAAGCGGGTGGCTCTGACAACGCTCGGGGAAGGCTCTTCGAACCAGGGGGACTTCCACGAAGGTCTGAATTTTGTCGGTGTGCATGACCTGCCCTTCATATGCATCATCGAAAACAATGATTACGCAATCAGCGTACCCCGCGAGCTCCAGTATGGTGCGGAAAAGCTATCAGACCGGGCGCTCGGATACGGCATGCATGGCGAGCATATAGATGGAAATGACCCGATAGCAGTATACAAGGCTGTCAAGGAAGCAAGGCAACGCGCAGTCAATGGAGAAGGCGGCACGCTCATCGAAGCGATGTCCACACGACTGACCGCCCATTCTTCCGACGATGATGACAGCTACCGGGAGAAGGAAGAACGTGAAACCATGAAGGAATCGGATTGTCTGATCAAATTCAGATCCTATATTCTGGAGCACGGTGTTGCAGACGAGGCATGGTTCGAAGCACTGGAAAAAGAAGCCAAAGCAGTCATCACCGATGCGACAAAGGCAGCTGAAAAAGCGCCTTATCCGGATCCCGAGGAAGCCCTGACGCATGTGTATGAGGAGGTTCAGCATGGCTAA
- the gndA gene encoding NADP-dependent phosphogluconate dehydrogenase, with protein MIYDIGVVGLGVMGTNIAKNMSRNGFKVVTFDFFEDVRENRMTELKEENVDIASSLENFIESLKKPRNILLLVKAGEVTDKTIEQIAPYLGEGDTLIDGGNEQYENTRRRNMQLTEKGINFIGMGVSGGEEGALNGPSLMPGGQRKAYDNVSGILEKIAAKADDGKPCVTYIGEDGSGHYVKMIHNGIEYADMELIAESYYFMKHGLNMSNDEMSAVFDEWNQGDLNSYLIEITARILEFKDDAGNYIIDLILDKAGQKGTGKWTGIEGLKLGIPLSLITDSVFVRCLSSLVEERALISEAYQSEMNSLSPEQKDSVLEDLKNALYISKLMSYSQGFRLLREASEIYNWNLQLGEISMIWRKGCIIRAQFLEEINRAYENDPALTNLLLDDYFRNVVKSSHPSLRRIGVLAIENEIPMPAFLSALSYFDSMKQERVSSNMIQAQRDYFGAHTYERLDKPGVFHTEWQ; from the coding sequence ATGATCTATGATATTGGAGTAGTCGGTCTTGGTGTTATGGGGACGAACATCGCAAAAAATATGTCAAGAAACGGCTTCAAGGTGGTCACTTTCGACTTCTTTGAAGACGTCAGGGAAAACCGCATGACTGAACTTAAAGAAGAGAATGTGGATATCGCATCGTCATTGGAAAATTTTATTGAAAGTCTGAAAAAGCCGAGAAACATCCTCCTTCTCGTGAAGGCGGGGGAAGTGACGGATAAGACCATCGAACAGATTGCACCTTACCTTGGTGAAGGCGATACACTGATCGATGGCGGGAATGAGCAGTATGAAAATACACGTCGTCGCAATATGCAGCTGACTGAAAAGGGTATCAATTTCATCGGCATGGGCGTAAGCGGAGGCGAAGAGGGCGCTTTGAACGGTCCATCACTGATGCCTGGCGGCCAGCGGAAAGCCTATGACAATGTCAGCGGCATACTTGAGAAGATCGCTGCCAAAGCGGATGACGGGAAGCCCTGCGTCACCTATATCGGTGAGGATGGAAGCGGCCATTACGTAAAAATGATCCACAACGGTATTGAGTATGCCGATATGGAACTGATTGCAGAGAGCTATTATTTCATGAAGCATGGCCTCAACATGTCGAATGATGAAATGAGTGCCGTCTTCGACGAATGGAACCAGGGCGACCTCAACAGCTATCTGATTGAAATTACTGCACGCATACTGGAGTTCAAGGATGACGCCGGCAATTACATCATCGATCTGATTCTGGACAAGGCGGGTCAGAAGGGGACAGGCAAGTGGACGGGCATCGAAGGTCTCAAGCTTGGCATCCCACTGTCCCTGATTACAGACAGCGTATTCGTGAGGTGCCTTTCCAGTCTGGTAGAGGAACGGGCACTTATAAGCGAAGCATATCAGAGTGAAATGAATAGCCTGTCTCCCGAGCAGAAGGATTCCGTGCTTGAGGACCTGAAGAATGCTTTGTATATCAGCAAACTGATGAGCTATTCCCAAGGGTTCAGACTGCTCCGTGAAGCAAGTGAAATCTACAATTGGAATCTGCAGCTCGGTGAAATTTCCATGATCTGGAGAAAAGGATGCATCATAAGAGCCCAGTTCCTGGAAGAGATCAACAGGGCATACGAAAATGATCCTGCACTCACCAATCTGCTGCTGGACGACTATTTCAGAAATGTAGTCAAATCCAGCCATCCGAGCCTGCGGCGCATCGGGGTGCTTGCGATAGAAAATGAAATACCGATGCCTGCCTTCCTGAGCGCACTGTCCTATTTCGACAGCATGAAGCAAGAGAGGGTTTCAAGCAACATGATCCAGGCCCAACGCGACTATTTCGGGGCGCATACCTATGAACGGCTGGATAAGCCGGGTGTATTCCATACCGAGTGGCAGTAA
- the zwf gene encoding glucose-6-phosphate dehydrogenase, with product MTTQPFKVAIALFGATGDLSRRKLLPSIFHLFQEGALKKDFALIAVGRRDLTDAEFRDIARTSISSNGKLETLEGLEAFLKHIHYVKVSVTDSASYAALKEKFESVEEKYDTAGNRLFYLAMPPQFFTDITDNLRISGVTETDGYKKLIIEKPFGKDYESAHKLNEDISKSFREHEIYRIDHYLGKEMVQNIEVIRFSNSLFEPLWNNHYVSNVQITSSESLGVLDRGEYYERSGAVRDMFQNHMLQIVSLLGMEPPISLNSDDIREEKIKVLKSLRKVEEKDVNKYFVRGQYDEGLAEGEHVQSYREEADVSEDSNTPTFIAARLFIDNFRWAGVPFYVRTGKRMKDKETKIVVEFKEVPKNLYYQKEEDDVLAKNLLVIRIQPNESITLHLNVKDYAGEQDTKEIKLSYSVDNQDLARTVDAYENLVYDCLNGDATNFTHYEELMNAWSFVDPVNRAWEKEIAPFPNYRSGSDGPVKSSLLLSKDGFKWWNV from the coding sequence ATGACGACTCAACCATTTAAAGTAGCAATCGCATTGTTCGGAGCAACAGGCGATCTTTCAAGGAGGAAGCTCCTGCCTTCCATTTTTCACCTCTTCCAGGAAGGGGCTTTGAAGAAGGACTTTGCATTGATTGCTGTCGGCAGACGGGATCTGACGGACGCGGAATTCAGGGATATTGCCAGAACCTCCATAAGCAGCAATGGCAAGCTTGAAACATTGGAGGGGCTCGAGGCATTTCTGAAGCATATCCATTATGTGAAGGTCTCCGTCACGGACAGTGCCAGCTATGCTGCATTGAAGGAAAAATTCGAATCAGTTGAAGAAAAGTATGATACAGCAGGAAACAGGCTTTTCTATCTGGCGATGCCGCCCCAGTTCTTCACGGATATTACAGACAACCTGAGGATTTCCGGTGTGACAGAAACGGACGGCTATAAGAAGCTGATTATAGAAAAGCCTTTCGGCAAGGATTACGAAAGTGCACACAAACTGAACGAAGACATCTCAAAGTCGTTCAGGGAACATGAAATCTACCGTATCGACCACTATCTCGGCAAGGAGATGGTACAGAATATAGAGGTCATCCGTTTCAGCAACAGCCTGTTCGAGCCTTTATGGAACAACCATTATGTATCGAATGTCCAGATCACCTCTTCCGAATCGCTCGGCGTGCTGGACCGGGGGGAGTATTATGAGCGGAGTGGTGCTGTACGCGATATGTTCCAGAACCATATGCTCCAGATCGTCTCCCTTCTGGGCATGGAGCCGCCGATCAGCCTGAACAGTGATGATATACGGGAAGAGAAGATCAAGGTGCTGAAAAGCCTTCGCAAAGTCGAAGAGAAGGATGTCAATAAATATTTTGTCCGGGGCCAGTATGATGAAGGTCTCGCAGAGGGCGAACATGTACAAAGCTACAGGGAGGAAGCGGATGTCAGCGAGGATTCCAATACCCCCACCTTCATAGCAGCCAGGCTGTTCATTGATAATTTCAGATGGGCCGGCGTGCCATTCTATGTCCGTACAGGAAAGAGGATGAAGGACAAGGAAACAAAAATCGTTGTGGAGTTCAAGGAAGTTCCCAAGAACCTCTATTATCAGAAGGAAGAGGATGATGTCCTCGCCAAGAACCTTCTCGTCATCCGCATCCAGCCGAATGAAAGCATTACGCTGCACCTGAACGTCAAGGATTATGCGGGGGAGCAGGACACCAAAGAGATCAAGCTTTCGTACTCGGTCGACAATCAGGATCTGGCACGTACAGTGGATGCCTATGAAAATCTGGTCTATGACTGCCTGAACGGGGACGCGACCAATTTCACCCATTATGAAGAACTGATGAATGCCTGGTCATTCGTCGACCCCGTCAACAGAGCATGGGAGAAGGAGATTGCACCTTTCCCGAACTATCGTTCAGGCTCTGACGGTCCGGTCAAAAGCAGCCTCCTTCTGTCCAAGGATGGATTCAAATGGTGGAACGTATAA